The proteins below come from a single Eucalyptus grandis isolate ANBG69807.140 chromosome 3, ASM1654582v1, whole genome shotgun sequence genomic window:
- the LOC104437672 gene encoding protein ALWAYS EARLY 2-like isoform X1, giving the protein MAPTRKSRSVYKRYSNLNEVSPEKDVGSSKSSRNRKKKLSDLLGPQWSKEELERFYDAYRKHGRDWKKVAAAVRNRTVDMVEALYNMNRAYLSLPEGTASVVGLVAMMTDHYNVLEGSDEEESNDGTEIRNTPKRKRGKVQLGGSREDLHSKADLSSDGCLSLLKRRRVDNSLPRVVGKRTPRFPVSFLNKKDGRENHVSLNKRGRKSEADATDDDVAHGAALVLTAASHRGGSPQVSRSPYGRKGQLKGSPVQSWERMHSQSDAAKYGDASLDEEWLEGSIGSRGTENGDYEKYTRSLTDIEGVGTVEVSRKGKKFYGKKEKVEGMVEKEFEDGGGACSGTEEGGNDNSLKGKVKFEVSNEKRGHSHQTQRKRSKKLFFGDESSDLDALQTLADLSLMMPVSTMESEFCGTESSVQLKEEKTTRDIDDKLTVPEATSADRQRDKALGKEKTSAVDGRKLNLVRASDINSDTISKAKGQLLSSNKPKRKSKPITSKVINAEAHDNFHLGESLKNEASAEEGKTLASQQSTREIKSAFAREGRSSLSKTKKSAKSAQNLSDMDQKGTETDLMGLITQVPADNQFNLPTKSKSRRKKDLRQALKPKEMSGSDNTVRNRTDKRGIYVQDKAPYLKDKLLSCLSSDLARRWCIFEWFYSAIDYPWFAKREFVDYLNHVGLGHIPRLTRVEWSVIRSSLGKPRRFSENFLREERKKLEQYRESVRKHYTELRTGIREGLPTDLARPLFVGQRVIALHPKTREVHDGSVLTVDHDKCRIQFDRPDIGVEFVMDVDCMPLNPLENMPEALRRRSLFIDKFPVISKEPQIEGNISFGGALLYDSSGHLASGRSPMSNLMRQAKDSNHAILQGKVSAPGVVSTQQTFCSQPCRTVYSQAREADIRALSDLTHALDKKEALLMELRNMNNDVLDDQINGDGSLKDSESFKKHYATVLVQLKEAGGQASSALVHLRERNTYPGNPMPAWFKPPVNSGAAIGLPRELDKYLYPHESGCNVHEIVKVSRLKAQTMVDKAIQAISSLKEGEDAFTRIGEALDSINDQQLASDIKLSGVASPEKVNGGLVPNNQLNACSSETNQLSGSKPSIDTDKIETQIPAELITSCVATLLMVQTCTDRHYPPADVAQILDSAVTSLHPCCPQNLPLYREIQMSMGRLKTQMLALVPTQI; this is encoded by the exons ATGGCGCCCACCAGGAAGTCCAGGAGCGTGTACAAGCGGTACTCGAATTTGAATGAGGTCTCTCCGGAGAAAGACGTCGGGAGCTCGAAGAGCAGCCGGAATCGG aagaagaaattgtctGATCTGCTGGGACCGCAGTGGAGCAAGGAAGAGCTCGAGCGCTTCTACGATGCTTATAGGAAACACGGGAGAGACTGGAAGAAG GTGGCTGCTGCTGTGCGTAACAGAACCGTTGATATGGTTGAGGCTCTCTACAACATGAACAGA GCATATTTATCCCTTCCTGAGGGTACAGCTTCAGTGGTTGGTCTTGTAGCAATGATGACTGATCACTACAATGTTCTG GAGGGAAGTGATGAAGAAGAGAGCAATGATGGAACAGAAATCAGAAACACACCAAAACGCAAGCGTGGTAAAGTTCAGCTTGGTGGTTCAAGAGAAGATCTGCACTCCAAAGCTGACTTATCTAGTGATGGTTGTCTGTCATTATTGAAAAGAAGACGTGTTGATA ATAGCCTACCACGTGTTGTTGGCAAAAGGACTCCTCGTTTTCCTGTTTCTTTCTTGAACAAGAAAGATGGAAGAGAAAATCATGTTTCACTGAACAAGAGGGGCCGGAAGTCAGAGGCTGATGCTACAGATGATGATGTTGCACATGGAGCAGCATTAGTACTAACTGCGGCTTCTCACAGGGGAGGTTCACCACAAGTTTCTCGAAGTCCTTATGGTAGAAAAGGGCAGTTAAAAGGATCACCTGTCCAGAGCTGGGAAAGGATG cATTCACAATCGGACGCAGCCAAGTATGGTGATGCTTCTCTGGATGAAGAATGGCTGGAAGGGAGCATTGGCAGTAGGGGAACGGAAAATGGAGACTATGAAAAATATACAAGGTCCTTAACAGACATAGAAGGAGTTGGCACAGTAGAAGTTTCTCGGAAAGGGAAGAAATtctatggaaagaaagaaaaagttgaggGGATGGTAGAGAAAGAGTTTGAAGATGGTGGCGGAGCTTGCAGCGGAACAGAAGAGGGAGGCAATGATAATTCACTGAAGGGAAAAGTCAAGTTCGAAGTTTCAAATGAGAAAAGAGGGCATTCTCATCAAACtcagagaaagagaagcaagaagCTTTTCTTTGGAG ATGAAAGCTCTGATCTTGATGCTCTGCAGACATTGGCTGATTTGTCATTGATGATGCCAGTTTCCACCATGGAGTCTG AATTTTGTGGCACAGAATCCTCTGTCCAGTtgaaggaggaaaaaacaaCTCGGGATATAGATGATAAGTTGACTGTGCCTGAAGCCACATCTGCAGATCGTCAAAGAGATAAAGCCTTAGGGAAGGAGAAAACTTCTGCAGTCGATGGTAGAAAATTGAATCTTGTGAGGGCCTCAGATATCAATTCTGATACTATCTCCAAAGCAAAAGGGCAATTGCTGTCGAGCaacaaaccaaaaagaaaatctaagcCAATAACATCTAAG GTTATAAATGCTGAAGCTCACGATAATTTTCATCTAGGTGAATCTCTGAAAAATGAG GCCTCAGCTGAGGAAGGAAAGACACTTGCAAGTCAACAATCTACGAGAGAGATTAAATCAGCATTTGCAAGAGAGGGTAGATCATCTCTTTCAAAAACGAAGAAATCAGCTAAATCTGCACAGAACTTGTCTGATATGGATCAGAAAGGAACGGAAACTGATTTGATGGGGTTGATCACTCAGGTTCCTGCTGATAATCAGTTCAATTTACCGACTAAATCAAAAAGTCGAAGAAAGAAAGATCTGCGGCAGGCACTGAAACCAAAAGAGATGAGTGGTTCTGATAACACAGTGAGGAACCGAACTGATAAACGTGGAATATATGTCCAAGATAAAGCACCTTATTTAAAG GACAAACTGTTGTCTTGCCTGTCATCCGATCTGGCACGGAGGTGGTGTATCTTTGAATGGTTTTATAGTGCAATTGATTATCCATGGTTTGCAAAGAGGGAGTTTGTCGATTACTTAAATCATGTCGGACTTGGGCACATTCCTAGGTTAACGCGCGTTGAATGGAGTGTTATAAGAAG CTCACTTGGCAAGCCTCGTagattttctgaaaatttccTTCGTGAAGAGAGGAAGAAACTCGAGCAATATCGTGAATCTGTGAGAAAGCACTATACTGAACTTCGCACTGGTATTAGGGAAGGACTTCCCACAGACTTAGCGCGACCGTTATTTGTTGGACAAAGAGTAATTGCCCTTCATCCAAAAACAAGAGAAGTTCATGATGGAAGTGTTCTCACAGTTGATCATGACAAGTGCAGGATTCAGTTTGATCGTCCTGAtattggagttgaatttgtGATG GATGTTGATTGCATGCCTCTAAATCCGCTGGAGAATATGCCAGAGGCTCTTAGGAGACGGAGCCTCTTCATTGACAAATTTCCTGTGATATCTAAAGAACCTCAAATTGAGGGCAATATATCATTTGGAGGGGCCCTTCTTTATGATTCTAGTGGGCATCTAGCAAGTGGTCGGAGTCCCATGAGTAATTTGATGAGGCAAGCAAAG GACTCGAACCATGCAATTTTACAAGGCAAAGTATCTGCTCCAGGTGTTGTCAGTACCCAACAGACATTCTGTAGTCAGCCTTGCAGAACGGTGTATAGCCAGGCAAGAGAAGCTGATATTCGGGCTCTTTCTGACCTAACTCATGCTTTGGATAAGAAG GAGGCATTGTTAATGGAGCTTAGAAACATGAATAATGATGTATTGGATGACCAAATAAATGGAGATGGCTCTCTTAAGGATTCTGAGTCTTTCAAGAAGCATTACGCCACGGTACTTGTACAGCTAAAGGAAGCCGGTGGCCAG GCTTCTTCTGCTTTGGTTCATCTGAGGGAACGGAATACTTATCCAGGAAATCCGATGCCTGCTTGGTTCAAGCCTCCAGTGAATTCTGGTGCTGCAATTGGCCTTCCCAGAGAACTTGATAAATACTTATATCCACATGAGTCAGGATGTAATGTTCATGAAATCGTGAAGGTTTCAAGATTGAAAGCACAGACGATGGTGGATAAAGCTATTCAG GCGATTTCATCATTGAAAGAGGGGGAAGATGCTTTTACAAGGATTGGAGAGGCTCTTGATTCGATAAATGACCAACAGCTAGCTTCAGACATCAAGTTATCAGGTGTTGCATCCCCAGAGAAGGTCAATGGTGGCTTGGTTCCTAACAATCAGTTAAATGCCTGCTCATCTGAGACCAACCAGCTATCTGGTTCAAAACCTAGTATTGACACTGACAAGATAGAGACCCAGATACCGGCTGAGTTGATCACATCGTGCGTCGCTACTTTGCTCATGGTACAG ACGTGTACGGACCGACACTATCCTCCAGCTGATGTGGCCCAGATACTTGATTCTGCTGTGACGAGTTTGCACCCTTGTTGCCCCCAGAACCTCCCGCTTTACCGGGAGATTCAGATGTCCATGGGCAGACTGAAGACGCAGATGTTGGCGCTAGTGCCGACGCAAATCTGA
- the LOC104437672 gene encoding protein ALWAYS EARLY 2-like isoform X4, translating into MAPTRKSRSVYKRYSNLNEVSPEKDVGSSKSSRNRKKKLSDLLGPQWSKEELERFYDAYRKHGRDWKKVAAAVRNRTVDMVEALYNMNRAYLSLPEGTASVVGLVAMMTDHYNVLEGSDEEESNDGTEIRNTPKRKRGKVQLGGSREDLHSKADLSSDGCLSLLKRRRVDNSLPRVVGKRTPRFPVSFLNKKDGRENHVSLNKRGRKSEADATDDDVAHGAALVLTAASHRGGSPQVSRSPYGRKGQLKGSPVQSWERMHSQSDAAKYGDASLDEEWLEGSIGSRGTENGDYEKYTRSLTDIEGVGTVEVSRKGKKFYGKKEKVEGMVEKEFEDGGGACSGTEEGGNDNSLKGKVKFEVSNEKRGHSHQTQRKRSKKLFFGDESSDLDALQTLADLSLMMPVSTMESEFCGTESSVQLKEEKTTRDIDDKLTVPEATSADRQRDKALGKEKTSAVDGRKLNLVRASDINSDTISKAKGQLLSSNKPKRKSKPITSKVINAEAHDNFHLGESLKNEASAEEGKTLASQQSTREIKSAFAREGRSSLSKTKKSAKSAQNLSDMDQKGTETDLMGLITQVPADNQFNLPTKSKSRRKKDLRQALKPKEMSGSDNTVRNRTDKRGIYVQDKAPYLKDKLLSCLSSDLARRWCIFEWFYSAIDYPWFAKREFVDYLNHVGLGHIPRLTRVEWSVIRSSLGKPRRFSENFLREERKKLEQYRESVRKHYTELRTGIREGLPTDLARPLFVGQRVIALHPKTREVHDGSVLTVDHDKCRIQFDRPDIGVEFVMDVDCMPLNPLENMPEALRRRSLFIDKFPVISKEPQIEGNISFGGALLYDSSGHLASGRSPMSNLMRQAKDSNHAILQGKVSAPGVVSTQQTFCSQPCRTVYSQAREADIRALSDLTHALDKKEALLMELRNMNNDVLDDQINGDGSLKDSESFKKHYATASSALVHLRERNTYPGNPMPAWFKPPVNSGAAIGLPRELDKYLYPHESGCNVHEIVKVSRLKAQTMVDKAIQAISSLKEGEDAFTRIGEALDSINDQQLASDIKLSGVASPEKVNGGLVPNNQLNACSSETNQLSGSKPSIDTDKIETQIPAELITSCVATLLMVQTCTDRHYPPADVAQILDSAVTSLHPCCPQNLPLYREIQMSMGRLKTQMLALVPTQI; encoded by the exons ATGGCGCCCACCAGGAAGTCCAGGAGCGTGTACAAGCGGTACTCGAATTTGAATGAGGTCTCTCCGGAGAAAGACGTCGGGAGCTCGAAGAGCAGCCGGAATCGG aagaagaaattgtctGATCTGCTGGGACCGCAGTGGAGCAAGGAAGAGCTCGAGCGCTTCTACGATGCTTATAGGAAACACGGGAGAGACTGGAAGAAG GTGGCTGCTGCTGTGCGTAACAGAACCGTTGATATGGTTGAGGCTCTCTACAACATGAACAGA GCATATTTATCCCTTCCTGAGGGTACAGCTTCAGTGGTTGGTCTTGTAGCAATGATGACTGATCACTACAATGTTCTG GAGGGAAGTGATGAAGAAGAGAGCAATGATGGAACAGAAATCAGAAACACACCAAAACGCAAGCGTGGTAAAGTTCAGCTTGGTGGTTCAAGAGAAGATCTGCACTCCAAAGCTGACTTATCTAGTGATGGTTGTCTGTCATTATTGAAAAGAAGACGTGTTGATA ATAGCCTACCACGTGTTGTTGGCAAAAGGACTCCTCGTTTTCCTGTTTCTTTCTTGAACAAGAAAGATGGAAGAGAAAATCATGTTTCACTGAACAAGAGGGGCCGGAAGTCAGAGGCTGATGCTACAGATGATGATGTTGCACATGGAGCAGCATTAGTACTAACTGCGGCTTCTCACAGGGGAGGTTCACCACAAGTTTCTCGAAGTCCTTATGGTAGAAAAGGGCAGTTAAAAGGATCACCTGTCCAGAGCTGGGAAAGGATG cATTCACAATCGGACGCAGCCAAGTATGGTGATGCTTCTCTGGATGAAGAATGGCTGGAAGGGAGCATTGGCAGTAGGGGAACGGAAAATGGAGACTATGAAAAATATACAAGGTCCTTAACAGACATAGAAGGAGTTGGCACAGTAGAAGTTTCTCGGAAAGGGAAGAAATtctatggaaagaaagaaaaagttgaggGGATGGTAGAGAAAGAGTTTGAAGATGGTGGCGGAGCTTGCAGCGGAACAGAAGAGGGAGGCAATGATAATTCACTGAAGGGAAAAGTCAAGTTCGAAGTTTCAAATGAGAAAAGAGGGCATTCTCATCAAACtcagagaaagagaagcaagaagCTTTTCTTTGGAG ATGAAAGCTCTGATCTTGATGCTCTGCAGACATTGGCTGATTTGTCATTGATGATGCCAGTTTCCACCATGGAGTCTG AATTTTGTGGCACAGAATCCTCTGTCCAGTtgaaggaggaaaaaacaaCTCGGGATATAGATGATAAGTTGACTGTGCCTGAAGCCACATCTGCAGATCGTCAAAGAGATAAAGCCTTAGGGAAGGAGAAAACTTCTGCAGTCGATGGTAGAAAATTGAATCTTGTGAGGGCCTCAGATATCAATTCTGATACTATCTCCAAAGCAAAAGGGCAATTGCTGTCGAGCaacaaaccaaaaagaaaatctaagcCAATAACATCTAAG GTTATAAATGCTGAAGCTCACGATAATTTTCATCTAGGTGAATCTCTGAAAAATGAG GCCTCAGCTGAGGAAGGAAAGACACTTGCAAGTCAACAATCTACGAGAGAGATTAAATCAGCATTTGCAAGAGAGGGTAGATCATCTCTTTCAAAAACGAAGAAATCAGCTAAATCTGCACAGAACTTGTCTGATATGGATCAGAAAGGAACGGAAACTGATTTGATGGGGTTGATCACTCAGGTTCCTGCTGATAATCAGTTCAATTTACCGACTAAATCAAAAAGTCGAAGAAAGAAAGATCTGCGGCAGGCACTGAAACCAAAAGAGATGAGTGGTTCTGATAACACAGTGAGGAACCGAACTGATAAACGTGGAATATATGTCCAAGATAAAGCACCTTATTTAAAG GACAAACTGTTGTCTTGCCTGTCATCCGATCTGGCACGGAGGTGGTGTATCTTTGAATGGTTTTATAGTGCAATTGATTATCCATGGTTTGCAAAGAGGGAGTTTGTCGATTACTTAAATCATGTCGGACTTGGGCACATTCCTAGGTTAACGCGCGTTGAATGGAGTGTTATAAGAAG CTCACTTGGCAAGCCTCGTagattttctgaaaatttccTTCGTGAAGAGAGGAAGAAACTCGAGCAATATCGTGAATCTGTGAGAAAGCACTATACTGAACTTCGCACTGGTATTAGGGAAGGACTTCCCACAGACTTAGCGCGACCGTTATTTGTTGGACAAAGAGTAATTGCCCTTCATCCAAAAACAAGAGAAGTTCATGATGGAAGTGTTCTCACAGTTGATCATGACAAGTGCAGGATTCAGTTTGATCGTCCTGAtattggagttgaatttgtGATG GATGTTGATTGCATGCCTCTAAATCCGCTGGAGAATATGCCAGAGGCTCTTAGGAGACGGAGCCTCTTCATTGACAAATTTCCTGTGATATCTAAAGAACCTCAAATTGAGGGCAATATATCATTTGGAGGGGCCCTTCTTTATGATTCTAGTGGGCATCTAGCAAGTGGTCGGAGTCCCATGAGTAATTTGATGAGGCAAGCAAAG GACTCGAACCATGCAATTTTACAAGGCAAAGTATCTGCTCCAGGTGTTGTCAGTACCCAACAGACATTCTGTAGTCAGCCTTGCAGAACGGTGTATAGCCAGGCAAGAGAAGCTGATATTCGGGCTCTTTCTGACCTAACTCATGCTTTGGATAAGAAG GAGGCATTGTTAATGGAGCTTAGAAACATGAATAATGATGTATTGGATGACCAAATAAATGGAGATGGCTCTCTTAAGGATTCTGAGTCTTTCAAGAAGCATTACGCCACG GCTTCTTCTGCTTTGGTTCATCTGAGGGAACGGAATACTTATCCAGGAAATCCGATGCCTGCTTGGTTCAAGCCTCCAGTGAATTCTGGTGCTGCAATTGGCCTTCCCAGAGAACTTGATAAATACTTATATCCACATGAGTCAGGATGTAATGTTCATGAAATCGTGAAGGTTTCAAGATTGAAAGCACAGACGATGGTGGATAAAGCTATTCAG GCGATTTCATCATTGAAAGAGGGGGAAGATGCTTTTACAAGGATTGGAGAGGCTCTTGATTCGATAAATGACCAACAGCTAGCTTCAGACATCAAGTTATCAGGTGTTGCATCCCCAGAGAAGGTCAATGGTGGCTTGGTTCCTAACAATCAGTTAAATGCCTGCTCATCTGAGACCAACCAGCTATCTGGTTCAAAACCTAGTATTGACACTGACAAGATAGAGACCCAGATACCGGCTGAGTTGATCACATCGTGCGTCGCTACTTTGCTCATGGTACAG ACGTGTACGGACCGACACTATCCTCCAGCTGATGTGGCCCAGATACTTGATTCTGCTGTGACGAGTTTGCACCCTTGTTGCCCCCAGAACCTCCCGCTTTACCGGGAGATTCAGATGTCCATGGGCAGACTGAAGACGCAGATGTTGGCGCTAGTGCCGACGCAAATCTGA
- the LOC104437672 gene encoding protein ALWAYS EARLY 2-like isoform X2, with translation MAPTRKSRSVYKRYSNLNEVSPEKDVGSSKSSRNRKKLSDLLGPQWSKEELERFYDAYRKHGRDWKKVAAAVRNRTVDMVEALYNMNRAYLSLPEGTASVVGLVAMMTDHYNVLEGSDEEESNDGTEIRNTPKRKRGKVQLGGSREDLHSKADLSSDGCLSLLKRRRVDNSLPRVVGKRTPRFPVSFLNKKDGRENHVSLNKRGRKSEADATDDDVAHGAALVLTAASHRGGSPQVSRSPYGRKGQLKGSPVQSWERMHSQSDAAKYGDASLDEEWLEGSIGSRGTENGDYEKYTRSLTDIEGVGTVEVSRKGKKFYGKKEKVEGMVEKEFEDGGGACSGTEEGGNDNSLKGKVKFEVSNEKRGHSHQTQRKRSKKLFFGDESSDLDALQTLADLSLMMPVSTMESEFCGTESSVQLKEEKTTRDIDDKLTVPEATSADRQRDKALGKEKTSAVDGRKLNLVRASDINSDTISKAKGQLLSSNKPKRKSKPITSKVINAEAHDNFHLGESLKNEASAEEGKTLASQQSTREIKSAFAREGRSSLSKTKKSAKSAQNLSDMDQKGTETDLMGLITQVPADNQFNLPTKSKSRRKKDLRQALKPKEMSGSDNTVRNRTDKRGIYVQDKAPYLKDKLLSCLSSDLARRWCIFEWFYSAIDYPWFAKREFVDYLNHVGLGHIPRLTRVEWSVIRSSLGKPRRFSENFLREERKKLEQYRESVRKHYTELRTGIREGLPTDLARPLFVGQRVIALHPKTREVHDGSVLTVDHDKCRIQFDRPDIGVEFVMDVDCMPLNPLENMPEALRRRSLFIDKFPVISKEPQIEGNISFGGALLYDSSGHLASGRSPMSNLMRQAKDSNHAILQGKVSAPGVVSTQQTFCSQPCRTVYSQAREADIRALSDLTHALDKKEALLMELRNMNNDVLDDQINGDGSLKDSESFKKHYATVLVQLKEAGGQASSALVHLRERNTYPGNPMPAWFKPPVNSGAAIGLPRELDKYLYPHESGCNVHEIVKVSRLKAQTMVDKAIQAISSLKEGEDAFTRIGEALDSINDQQLASDIKLSGVASPEKVNGGLVPNNQLNACSSETNQLSGSKPSIDTDKIETQIPAELITSCVATLLMVQTCTDRHYPPADVAQILDSAVTSLHPCCPQNLPLYREIQMSMGRLKTQMLALVPTQI, from the exons ATGGCGCCCACCAGGAAGTCCAGGAGCGTGTACAAGCGGTACTCGAATTTGAATGAGGTCTCTCCGGAGAAAGACGTCGGGAGCTCGAAGAGCAGCCGGAATCGG aagaaattgtctGATCTGCTGGGACCGCAGTGGAGCAAGGAAGAGCTCGAGCGCTTCTACGATGCTTATAGGAAACACGGGAGAGACTGGAAGAAG GTGGCTGCTGCTGTGCGTAACAGAACCGTTGATATGGTTGAGGCTCTCTACAACATGAACAGA GCATATTTATCCCTTCCTGAGGGTACAGCTTCAGTGGTTGGTCTTGTAGCAATGATGACTGATCACTACAATGTTCTG GAGGGAAGTGATGAAGAAGAGAGCAATGATGGAACAGAAATCAGAAACACACCAAAACGCAAGCGTGGTAAAGTTCAGCTTGGTGGTTCAAGAGAAGATCTGCACTCCAAAGCTGACTTATCTAGTGATGGTTGTCTGTCATTATTGAAAAGAAGACGTGTTGATA ATAGCCTACCACGTGTTGTTGGCAAAAGGACTCCTCGTTTTCCTGTTTCTTTCTTGAACAAGAAAGATGGAAGAGAAAATCATGTTTCACTGAACAAGAGGGGCCGGAAGTCAGAGGCTGATGCTACAGATGATGATGTTGCACATGGAGCAGCATTAGTACTAACTGCGGCTTCTCACAGGGGAGGTTCACCACAAGTTTCTCGAAGTCCTTATGGTAGAAAAGGGCAGTTAAAAGGATCACCTGTCCAGAGCTGGGAAAGGATG cATTCACAATCGGACGCAGCCAAGTATGGTGATGCTTCTCTGGATGAAGAATGGCTGGAAGGGAGCATTGGCAGTAGGGGAACGGAAAATGGAGACTATGAAAAATATACAAGGTCCTTAACAGACATAGAAGGAGTTGGCACAGTAGAAGTTTCTCGGAAAGGGAAGAAATtctatggaaagaaagaaaaagttgaggGGATGGTAGAGAAAGAGTTTGAAGATGGTGGCGGAGCTTGCAGCGGAACAGAAGAGGGAGGCAATGATAATTCACTGAAGGGAAAAGTCAAGTTCGAAGTTTCAAATGAGAAAAGAGGGCATTCTCATCAAACtcagagaaagagaagcaagaagCTTTTCTTTGGAG ATGAAAGCTCTGATCTTGATGCTCTGCAGACATTGGCTGATTTGTCATTGATGATGCCAGTTTCCACCATGGAGTCTG AATTTTGTGGCACAGAATCCTCTGTCCAGTtgaaggaggaaaaaacaaCTCGGGATATAGATGATAAGTTGACTGTGCCTGAAGCCACATCTGCAGATCGTCAAAGAGATAAAGCCTTAGGGAAGGAGAAAACTTCTGCAGTCGATGGTAGAAAATTGAATCTTGTGAGGGCCTCAGATATCAATTCTGATACTATCTCCAAAGCAAAAGGGCAATTGCTGTCGAGCaacaaaccaaaaagaaaatctaagcCAATAACATCTAAG GTTATAAATGCTGAAGCTCACGATAATTTTCATCTAGGTGAATCTCTGAAAAATGAG GCCTCAGCTGAGGAAGGAAAGACACTTGCAAGTCAACAATCTACGAGAGAGATTAAATCAGCATTTGCAAGAGAGGGTAGATCATCTCTTTCAAAAACGAAGAAATCAGCTAAATCTGCACAGAACTTGTCTGATATGGATCAGAAAGGAACGGAAACTGATTTGATGGGGTTGATCACTCAGGTTCCTGCTGATAATCAGTTCAATTTACCGACTAAATCAAAAAGTCGAAGAAAGAAAGATCTGCGGCAGGCACTGAAACCAAAAGAGATGAGTGGTTCTGATAACACAGTGAGGAACCGAACTGATAAACGTGGAATATATGTCCAAGATAAAGCACCTTATTTAAAG GACAAACTGTTGTCTTGCCTGTCATCCGATCTGGCACGGAGGTGGTGTATCTTTGAATGGTTTTATAGTGCAATTGATTATCCATGGTTTGCAAAGAGGGAGTTTGTCGATTACTTAAATCATGTCGGACTTGGGCACATTCCTAGGTTAACGCGCGTTGAATGGAGTGTTATAAGAAG CTCACTTGGCAAGCCTCGTagattttctgaaaatttccTTCGTGAAGAGAGGAAGAAACTCGAGCAATATCGTGAATCTGTGAGAAAGCACTATACTGAACTTCGCACTGGTATTAGGGAAGGACTTCCCACAGACTTAGCGCGACCGTTATTTGTTGGACAAAGAGTAATTGCCCTTCATCCAAAAACAAGAGAAGTTCATGATGGAAGTGTTCTCACAGTTGATCATGACAAGTGCAGGATTCAGTTTGATCGTCCTGAtattggagttgaatttgtGATG GATGTTGATTGCATGCCTCTAAATCCGCTGGAGAATATGCCAGAGGCTCTTAGGAGACGGAGCCTCTTCATTGACAAATTTCCTGTGATATCTAAAGAACCTCAAATTGAGGGCAATATATCATTTGGAGGGGCCCTTCTTTATGATTCTAGTGGGCATCTAGCAAGTGGTCGGAGTCCCATGAGTAATTTGATGAGGCAAGCAAAG GACTCGAACCATGCAATTTTACAAGGCAAAGTATCTGCTCCAGGTGTTGTCAGTACCCAACAGACATTCTGTAGTCAGCCTTGCAGAACGGTGTATAGCCAGGCAAGAGAAGCTGATATTCGGGCTCTTTCTGACCTAACTCATGCTTTGGATAAGAAG GAGGCATTGTTAATGGAGCTTAGAAACATGAATAATGATGTATTGGATGACCAAATAAATGGAGATGGCTCTCTTAAGGATTCTGAGTCTTTCAAGAAGCATTACGCCACGGTACTTGTACAGCTAAAGGAAGCCGGTGGCCAG GCTTCTTCTGCTTTGGTTCATCTGAGGGAACGGAATACTTATCCAGGAAATCCGATGCCTGCTTGGTTCAAGCCTCCAGTGAATTCTGGTGCTGCAATTGGCCTTCCCAGAGAACTTGATAAATACTTATATCCACATGAGTCAGGATGTAATGTTCATGAAATCGTGAAGGTTTCAAGATTGAAAGCACAGACGATGGTGGATAAAGCTATTCAG GCGATTTCATCATTGAAAGAGGGGGAAGATGCTTTTACAAGGATTGGAGAGGCTCTTGATTCGATAAATGACCAACAGCTAGCTTCAGACATCAAGTTATCAGGTGTTGCATCCCCAGAGAAGGTCAATGGTGGCTTGGTTCCTAACAATCAGTTAAATGCCTGCTCATCTGAGACCAACCAGCTATCTGGTTCAAAACCTAGTATTGACACTGACAAGATAGAGACCCAGATACCGGCTGAGTTGATCACATCGTGCGTCGCTACTTTGCTCATGGTACAG ACGTGTACGGACCGACACTATCCTCCAGCTGATGTGGCCCAGATACTTGATTCTGCTGTGACGAGTTTGCACCCTTGTTGCCCCCAGAACCTCCCGCTTTACCGGGAGATTCAGATGTCCATGGGCAGACTGAAGACGCAGATGTTGGCGCTAGTGCCGACGCAAATCTGA